One window from the genome of bacterium encodes:
- a CDS encoding restriction endonuclease, producing MAQPSDIPVGSQFTPDLVDLSAFVDAIIAHSGDKPAMEEATTREPVRIQPYKKPPTRRQASLPLEAARQYGLIEPTPSWEATPLAYDLAALEGDDLYQAFARHILLNLGGLQVVEAAQQMVHDGLKVTGDTLAAYLTDQGLQVGIHNTAINSLRKWLAEADVFPKGRYRAWEVDPAAKERLVGMSDETVAALVGLGEEQQAFVEALCRIEPDGRYPAADVRDLTESIMGRRVDRANMPKTFLEPLQEAGLIEFTTRGTSGGKTSHLRTTDRFDAEVLRPFIARTIKHLDPSLIAYYRRRPTDIRDDLTSKDRNTKGEALEALAIWVMRLLGLRFVAWRKRAADQTAHAEVDVLLAGTLGNVPTRWQVQCKNTPSGRVSLEDIAKEIGIAVVTKATIVLIFANCPVTTHARNYAQEVMKHSALTVMILDHSDLNEIIDSPGRIATILRREAHKIANISRYGADWLAR from the coding sequence GTGGCTCAGCCAAGCGATATACCCGTTGGTTCGCAGTTCACTCCCGATCTCGTAGACCTGTCGGCGTTCGTAGATGCCATCATCGCGCACAGTGGCGACAAGCCGGCTATGGAGGAAGCAACAACCCGTGAGCCGGTCCGAATCCAGCCTTACAAGAAGCCCCCTACCCGGAGGCAGGCCTCCTTGCCACTCGAGGCTGCCCGCCAGTACGGTCTCATCGAACCCACACCCTCTTGGGAAGCAACCCCTCTTGCCTACGACCTCGCTGCGTTGGAGGGCGATGATCTCTATCAGGCGTTCGCTCGGCACATCCTGCTCAACCTCGGCGGTCTCCAGGTGGTCGAGGCGGCCCAACAGATGGTGCACGACGGGCTCAAGGTCACAGGCGATACTCTGGCGGCTTACCTGACCGACCAAGGCTTGCAGGTCGGTATCCACAACACAGCTATCAATAGCCTCCGCAAGTGGCTGGCCGAGGCCGATGTGTTCCCGAAGGGACGGTATCGCGCTTGGGAAGTGGACCCTGCCGCCAAGGAGCGCTTGGTCGGGATGAGCGACGAGACGGTCGCTGCCCTGGTTGGACTAGGCGAAGAGCAGCAGGCCTTTGTCGAAGCCTTGTGCCGCATCGAGCCCGATGGTCGTTACCCGGCTGCCGATGTGCGGGATCTGACCGAAAGCATCATGGGCAGACGGGTCGATAGGGCCAACATGCCCAAGACTTTCCTCGAACCACTACAGGAGGCGGGGCTCATCGAATTCACGACCCGCGGTACATCCGGTGGTAAAACCTCGCATCTCCGAACGACCGACCGCTTCGACGCAGAAGTCCTCAGACCCTTTATCGCCCGCACCATCAAACACCTAGACCCATCCCTCATCGCCTACTACCGACGCCGACCCACCGACATCCGCGACGACCTGACATCCAAAGATAGGAACACCAAGGGCGAAGCGCTCGAAGCCCTAGCCATCTGGGTTATGCGACTGCTCGGCCTGCGCTTCGTAGCCTGGAGGAAACGGGCCGCTGACCAAACAGCGCACGCCGAGGTCGACGTGCTGCTGGCCGGAACCTTGGGAAACGTTCCGACACGCTGGCAAGTGCAGTGCAAAAACACACCGTCTGGCCGCGTCAGCCTGGAGGACATCGCGAAAGAGATAGGCATTGCCGTCGTTACAAAGGCAACGATCGTGTTGATATTCGCCAACTGTCCGGTAACCACGCATGCACGTAACTACGCGCAAGAAGTGATGAAACATAGCGCACTGACCGTCATGATACTCGACCACAGTGATCTCAATGAGATTATCGACTCACCCGGCCGTATAGCAACGATCCTAAGGCGCGAGGCACACAAGATTGCCAACATCTCACGTTACGGGGCTGACTGGCTAGCCCGATGA
- a CDS encoding site-specific DNA-methyltransferase gives MVAGDSILVLGDLPTASVDLIVTSPPFALVRKKDYGNADADRYLDWFRPFGEQSRRVLKDSGSMVIDIGGAWIPGSPTRSLYHFKLVIMLVEEIGLHLAQEIFWWNPSKLPSPAEWVTVRRVRVKDAVNTVWWLSKTPWPKADNRRVLQPYSDAMKSLLRNGYRSMKRPSGHDISDNFAKNNGASIPPNLIALPNTESNSRYLRYCHEEGITPHPARFPADLPQYFIRMLTDEGDFVVDPFAGSCVTGEVCERLSRRWLCVEMEREYLRGALGRFDETEVNGQKPVAKDWYRVPRPGLLWDAGTTPVPLAEDGGRGYRLRRNARL, from the coding sequence ATGGTTGCAGGCGACTCCATCCTGGTGTTGGGGGATCTCCCTACTGCATCTGTGGATCTCATCGTCACCAGTCCGCCCTTCGCGCTCGTACGCAAGAAGGACTATGGGAATGCAGACGCGGATCGGTACCTGGACTGGTTCCGCCCGTTCGGAGAGCAGTCTCGCAGGGTGCTGAAGGACTCGGGGAGTATGGTGATCGACATCGGCGGGGCGTGGATCCCGGGTTCGCCTACCCGCAGCCTCTACCACTTCAAACTGGTCATCATGCTCGTAGAGGAGATCGGCCTCCACTTGGCTCAGGAGATCTTCTGGTGGAACCCTTCGAAGCTCCCTTCTCCTGCAGAGTGGGTCACGGTTCGGCGGGTCCGGGTGAAGGACGCGGTCAATACTGTCTGGTGGCTCTCCAAGACCCCTTGGCCTAAGGCCGACAACCGCCGCGTGCTCCAGCCCTACAGCGATGCGATGAAGTCTTTGCTCCGTAACGGCTACCGCTCGATGAAACGCCCGTCCGGTCATGACATCAGCGACAATTTCGCGAAGAACAATGGAGCGTCTATCCCTCCTAACCTGATCGCGCTTCCTAACACAGAGAGCAACAGTCGATACTTGCGGTATTGCCACGAGGAAGGCATCACACCACATCCGGCCCGGTTCCCGGCGGACCTGCCTCAATACTTCATCCGGATGCTCACTGACGAGGGTGACTTCGTGGTTGATCCGTTCGCTGGTAGCTGTGTGACCGGCGAGGTGTGCGAGCGCCTATCGCGGCGCTGGCTCTGTGTAGAGATGGAGAGGGAGTACCTGCGGGGGGCTCTGGGCCGCTTCGACGAAACCGAAGTCAACGGACAGAAGCCCGTGGCTAAGGATTGGTACCGCGTGCCGCGGCCCGGTCTCCTATGGGATGCAGGCACCACTCCTGTCCCGCTTGCTGAGGATGGCGGACGCGGGTACCGCTTACGGCGGAATGCGCGCCTCTGA
- a CDS encoding clan AA aspartic protease, with protein MIEGVVNSSYEAIVALLLRGPDGDARDIEAVIDTGYNGFLTLPPRLVAELGLPFVTSAQAILANGSEEAFDVHSVTVLWDSHPVAVDAYVSDTTPLVGMRLLDQCDVNVQVRDGGRVLIETSN; from the coding sequence GTGATCGAGGGGGTCGTTAACTCCTCCTATGAGGCCATCGTCGCGCTCTTGCTGAGAGGACCGGACGGGGATGCCCGGGATATCGAGGCCGTGATCGACACCGGCTACAACGGCTTCCTGACGTTGCCGCCGAGGTTGGTGGCGGAGTTGGGGTTGCCGTTTGTCACGAGCGCTCAGGCAATCCTCGCGAACGGCAGCGAGGAGGCCTTCGATGTCCACAGCGTCACCGTACTGTGGGACAGTCACCCCGTCGCTGTCGATGCCTATGTGTCGGATACGACACCGCTCGTGGGTATGCGCCTGCTCGATCAGTGCGACGTGAACGTTCAAGTCCGCGACGGCGGTCGCGTTCTGATCGAAACCTCGAACTAA